A genomic stretch from Gallus gallus isolate bGalGal1 chromosome 13, bGalGal1.mat.broiler.GRCg7b, whole genome shotgun sequence includes:
- the CREBRF gene encoding CREB3 regulatory factor isoform X1: MPQPSVSGMDPPFGDAFRSHVFSEQTLMSTDLLASSSDPDFMYELDREMDYQQSSRDNLLSMEDCKDLENLESFTDILDKEAAFTSKWEQWDTYCEDLTKYTKLTSCDIWGTKEVDYLGLDDFSSPYQDEEVISKTPTLAQLNSEDSQPVSDSLYYPDSLFSVKQNPLNSLLPGKKIASRAAAPVCSSKNVQAEAPLSDYVQKASKPATQPASSTQIMVKTNVYNNEKVNIHVECKDYVKKAKVKINPLPQSRPVLSQAHADAAKENTCYCGAVAKRQEIKESPHSHCTPPILPFKETQELLLRAPQETPGLVVGESSISASTSVSDSSQKKEEHNYSLFVTDSVGEQSAKGDPEEDEEDEEDIEDEDHDEGFGSEHELSENDDEEEDYEDDKDDDISDTFSEPGYENDSVEDLKEMTAITSRKRGKRRYFWEYSEQLTPSQQERMLRPSEWDRDTLPSNMYQKNGLHHGKYAAKKSRRTDVEDLTPNPKKLLQIGNELRKLNKVISDLTPVSELPLTARPRSRKEKNKLASRACRLKKKAQYEANKVKLWGLNTEYDNLLFVINSIKQEIVNRVQIPKDDRGVNMEQRLNILIKDTLGLPVAGQTSEFVNQVLEKTAEGDPTGGLVGLRIPMSKV; this comes from the exons ATGCCTCAG CCCAGTGTGAGTGGAATGGACCCTCCTTTTGGGGACGCCTTTCGGAGCCATGTGTTTTCAGAACAGACTCTGATGAGCACAGATCTCTTGGCAAGCAGTTCAGATCCAGACTTCATGTATGAACTG GACAGAGAAATGGACTACCAGCAAAGCTCCAGAGACAACTTACTTTCAATGGAGGACTGCAAAGACCTTGAGAACTTAGAGTCTTTTACGGACATCCTGGACAAAGAAGCTGCTTTCACCTCAAAGTGGGAGCAGTGGGACACGTACTGTGAAGACTTAACTAAATACACTAAACTAACCAGCTGTGACATCTGGGGAACAAAAGAGGTGGATTATTTGGGCCTTGATGACTTTTCAAGCCCATACCAAGATGAAGAGGTGATAAGCAAAACACCGACTCTGGCTCAGCTTAACAGTGAGGACTCCCAACCTGTTTCAGATTCACTCTATTATCCCGATTCACTCTTTAGTGTAAAACAAAACCCTTTAAATTCTCTgttacctggaaaaaaaattgcaagtaGGGCAGCAGCCCCAGTCTGTTCCTCCAAGAACGTTCAGGCTGAGGCACCTTTGTCGGACTATGTTCAAAAGGCAAGCAAACCCGCGACACAGCCTGCTTCCAGTACACAGATCATGGTGAAGACCAATGTGTACAATAATGAAAAGGTGAACATTCATGTTGAATGTAAAGACTATGTTAAAAAGGCAAAAGTAAAAATCAATCCTTTACCACAGAGCAGACCAGTGCTGAGCCAGGCACACGCGGACGCAGCAAAGGAAAATACCTGTTACTGTGGTGCTGTAGCAAAGagacaagaaataaaagagtCCCCACACAGTCACTGTACGCCTCCTATTTTGCCTTTTAAAGAGACTCAAGAACTGCTCCTCAGAGCACCCCAGGAAACTCCAGGACTTGTTGTGGGGGAGAGCAGTATTTCTGCCAGCACATCAGTGTCAGATTCAtcacagaaaaaagaagagcacaACTATTCTCTTTTTGTAACAGACAGTGTGGGTGAACAGTCAGCCAAAGGAGACCCTGAAGAAGatgaggaggatgaggaagatATTGAAGATGAGGATCATGATGAAGGATTTGGCAGTGAGCATGAGCTGTCTGAAAACGATGATGAGGAAGAAGATTATGAGGATGATAAGGACGATGACATCAGTGATACTTTCTCAGAACCAG GGTACGAAAATGATTCCGTGGaggatttaaaagaaatgactgCAATAACCTCTCGAAAAAGAGGCAAGCGGAGATACTTCTGGGAGTACAGCGAGCAGCTAACGCCATCCCAGCAGGAAAGGATGCTGCGGCCATCCGAGTGGGACCGAGATACATTACCGAGTAACATGTACCAGAAGAACGGTCTGCACCATG GTAAATACGCAGCAAAGAAGTCACGGAGGACTGATGTAGAAGACCTGACTCCCAATCCCAAAAAACTTCTACAGATTGGTAATGAGCTGCGGAAGCTGAACAAGGTGATCAGTGACCTGACGCCAGTCAGCGAACTTCCCTTAACTGCCAGACCAAggtcaagaaaagaaaagaacaagctGGCTTCCAG GGCTTGTAGACTAAAGAAGAAAGCCCAGTATGAAGCCAATAAAGTAAAACTCTGGGGTCTCAACACAGAATATG ataaTTTGCTGTTTGTGATCAACTCCATCAAACAAGAAATTGTTAATCGAGTGCAGATTCCTAAAGATGATAGAGGAGTCAACATGGAACAAAGGTTGAACATACTTATTAAAGATACTCTTG GACTTCCTGTAGCTGGACAGACATCAGAATTCGTGAATCAAGTGTTAGAGAAGACTGcagaaggagaccccacaggTGGCCTTGTAGGATTACGAATACCAATGTCAAAAGTTTAA
- the CREBRF gene encoding CREB3 regulatory factor isoform X2, whose translation MPQPSVSGMDPPFGDAFRSHVFSEQTLMSTDLLASSSDPDFMYELDREMDYQQSSRDNLLSMEDCKDLENLESFTDILDKEAAFTSKWEQWDTYCEDLTKYTKLTSCDIWGTKEVDYLGLDDFSSPYQDEEVISKTPTLAQLNSEDSQPVSDSLYYPDSLFSVKQNPLNSLLPGKKIASRAAAPVCSSKNVQAEAPLSDYVQKASKPATQPASSTQIMVKTNVYNNEKVNIHVECKDYVKKAKVKINPLPQSRPVLSQAHADAAKENTCYCGAVAKRQEIKESPHSHCTPPILPFKETQELLLRAPQETPGLVVGESSISASTSVSDSSQKKEEHNYSLFVTDSVGEQSAKGDPEEDEEDEEDIEDEDHDEGFGSEHELSENDDEEEDYEDDKDDDISDTFSEPGYENDSVEDLKEMTAITSRKRGKRRYFWEYSEQLTPSQQERMLRPSEWDRDTLPSNMYQKNGLHHGKYAAKKSRRTDVEDLTPNPKKLLQIGNELRKLNKVISDLTPVSELPLTARPRSRKEKNKLASR comes from the exons ATGCCTCAG CCCAGTGTGAGTGGAATGGACCCTCCTTTTGGGGACGCCTTTCGGAGCCATGTGTTTTCAGAACAGACTCTGATGAGCACAGATCTCTTGGCAAGCAGTTCAGATCCAGACTTCATGTATGAACTG GACAGAGAAATGGACTACCAGCAAAGCTCCAGAGACAACTTACTTTCAATGGAGGACTGCAAAGACCTTGAGAACTTAGAGTCTTTTACGGACATCCTGGACAAAGAAGCTGCTTTCACCTCAAAGTGGGAGCAGTGGGACACGTACTGTGAAGACTTAACTAAATACACTAAACTAACCAGCTGTGACATCTGGGGAACAAAAGAGGTGGATTATTTGGGCCTTGATGACTTTTCAAGCCCATACCAAGATGAAGAGGTGATAAGCAAAACACCGACTCTGGCTCAGCTTAACAGTGAGGACTCCCAACCTGTTTCAGATTCACTCTATTATCCCGATTCACTCTTTAGTGTAAAACAAAACCCTTTAAATTCTCTgttacctggaaaaaaaattgcaagtaGGGCAGCAGCCCCAGTCTGTTCCTCCAAGAACGTTCAGGCTGAGGCACCTTTGTCGGACTATGTTCAAAAGGCAAGCAAACCCGCGACACAGCCTGCTTCCAGTACACAGATCATGGTGAAGACCAATGTGTACAATAATGAAAAGGTGAACATTCATGTTGAATGTAAAGACTATGTTAAAAAGGCAAAAGTAAAAATCAATCCTTTACCACAGAGCAGACCAGTGCTGAGCCAGGCACACGCGGACGCAGCAAAGGAAAATACCTGTTACTGTGGTGCTGTAGCAAAGagacaagaaataaaagagtCCCCACACAGTCACTGTACGCCTCCTATTTTGCCTTTTAAAGAGACTCAAGAACTGCTCCTCAGAGCACCCCAGGAAACTCCAGGACTTGTTGTGGGGGAGAGCAGTATTTCTGCCAGCACATCAGTGTCAGATTCAtcacagaaaaaagaagagcacaACTATTCTCTTTTTGTAACAGACAGTGTGGGTGAACAGTCAGCCAAAGGAGACCCTGAAGAAGatgaggaggatgaggaagatATTGAAGATGAGGATCATGATGAAGGATTTGGCAGTGAGCATGAGCTGTCTGAAAACGATGATGAGGAAGAAGATTATGAGGATGATAAGGACGATGACATCAGTGATACTTTCTCAGAACCAG GGTACGAAAATGATTCCGTGGaggatttaaaagaaatgactgCAATAACCTCTCGAAAAAGAGGCAAGCGGAGATACTTCTGGGAGTACAGCGAGCAGCTAACGCCATCCCAGCAGGAAAGGATGCTGCGGCCATCCGAGTGGGACCGAGATACATTACCGAGTAACATGTACCAGAAGAACGGTCTGCACCATG GTAAATACGCAGCAAAGAAGTCACGGAGGACTGATGTAGAAGACCTGACTCCCAATCCCAAAAAACTTCTACAGATTGGTAATGAGCTGCGGAAGCTGAACAAGGTGATCAGTGACCTGACGCCAGTCAGCGAACTTCCCTTAACTGCCAGACCAAggtcaagaaaagaaaagaacaagctGGCTTCCAG ataa